From a single Crateriforma spongiae genomic region:
- a CDS encoding DUF1580 domain-containing protein yields MPSVVNQVRSNVQRVLSEDLLTLNEARDELSVILRKRPDKSTLVRWITIGVGPGQGKVRLEAARIGCQWMTSRQAITRFIEARTAQ; encoded by the coding sequence ATGCCGTCGGTTGTTAATCAGGTCCGTAGCAATGTACAGCGAGTCCTGAGCGAGGACCTGCTTACTCTCAACGAGGCCCGAGACGAGCTCTCAGTCATTCTTCGTAAGCGGCCCGATAAATCAACTCTAGTCCGATGGATCACGATTGGTGTCGGGCCTGGTCAAGGAAAGGTCAGGCTTGAGGCTGCTCGCATTGGTTGCCAATGGATGACCAGTCGGCAGGCAATTACTCGCTTCATCGAAGCGAGAACCGCTCAGTAA
- a CDS encoding phage major capsid protein, which yields MSFPSILRRKPKTVQFAGGRVELAASAGDGQHVREFSGIAYTGGAMRPSGFAVDTYVDLTGAKAAPGKRPIHRDHDPGRVIGHSEAIEIGSAVIAVEGRISGSNDATAEILASADRGFPWKLSIGAKIDRIEHVQAGRNATVNGRKVTGPAAIIRACTVYEISFVSLAGDDATSAVINANQGTEMSFEQWLQASGWDTTALSDQQTQQLHATYQREQQHTPTAGPLNAGGSVAIGDRQTDTDTERQLQVEGICSAYGYPTIEVNGQTVALHDHAMRANLNANQVQLLAVRASRPKSSPSIHTGRHAGAGSSTRDLAAAAVLVAMEADGVAEKEFGERTTQQARDMRCRNVGDVAMRLCAHLGFGGVGVSASEAVTHLQAASSTYSIPATLSNAAEKMLERDYIERPPAYTQFAAIKTATNFKENTGIRVTDTGQFEEVGADGELKHGGVDEKTFAWSVDQYGKTTAMSRKDWINDDLGALRTLIEAHGRAGRRAVNDLVWRVIYAAKAANWFSTANLNYVQGASTALGIESLAAAIQAMRERRDDEGNDLDIEPALLVVGPKNEQNAKALLQSDYIQALAAGDSTAIEQRVTGNPLKETLRHIVEQRISNTVKFTGNAPENWFLFGRASDLPMVVGFLDAVKTPRVKFYDVDHTPDKLAVQIKAYFDYGAAMADQKPTYMSKGKA from the coding sequence ATGAGCTTCCCAAGCATCCTTCGCCGCAAACCAAAAACCGTCCAATTCGCAGGCGGAAGGGTTGAGCTTGCCGCGTCCGCTGGCGATGGCCAACACGTTCGGGAGTTCTCCGGCATCGCCTACACCGGCGGTGCCATGCGGCCATCTGGTTTTGCGGTTGATACCTACGTCGACCTGACCGGCGCCAAAGCCGCCCCGGGAAAGCGACCGATTCACCGAGATCATGATCCCGGACGCGTTATCGGACACAGCGAAGCAATCGAAATCGGATCGGCTGTCATCGCCGTGGAAGGCCGGATCAGCGGATCCAACGACGCAACGGCCGAGATTCTCGCATCGGCCGATCGTGGCTTCCCGTGGAAGTTGTCGATCGGTGCCAAGATCGACCGCATCGAACACGTCCAGGCCGGACGAAATGCCACGGTAAACGGTCGCAAGGTCACCGGCCCGGCGGCAATCATTCGAGCGTGCACCGTTTACGAGATCAGTTTTGTTTCGCTGGCCGGCGACGATGCCACCAGTGCCGTTATCAACGCCAATCAGGGAACCGAGATGAGTTTCGAGCAGTGGCTTCAAGCGAGCGGATGGGACACAACCGCTCTTTCCGACCAGCAAACCCAGCAGTTGCACGCGACCTATCAGCGCGAGCAACAACACACGCCGACGGCTGGACCGCTGAACGCCGGCGGATCCGTTGCGATTGGCGATCGCCAAACCGATACCGACACCGAGCGACAACTGCAGGTGGAGGGCATCTGTTCGGCCTACGGTTATCCGACCATCGAAGTGAACGGCCAAACCGTCGCATTACATGACCACGCGATGCGAGCCAACTTGAACGCGAATCAGGTGCAACTGTTAGCCGTTCGAGCATCACGCCCCAAGAGTTCGCCGTCGATCCACACCGGCCGCCACGCCGGCGCGGGATCAAGCACTCGAGACTTGGCAGCCGCGGCCGTTCTCGTTGCGATGGAAGCCGATGGCGTTGCTGAGAAGGAATTCGGCGAACGCACTACCCAGCAAGCCCGCGACATGCGATGCCGAAACGTTGGCGATGTTGCAATGCGTTTGTGTGCCCACTTGGGGTTTGGCGGCGTAGGCGTTTCGGCGTCCGAGGCAGTGACGCATCTGCAAGCCGCGTCGAGCACGTACAGCATCCCAGCCACGCTATCGAACGCGGCGGAAAAGATGCTCGAGCGCGATTACATCGAACGGCCGCCGGCTTACACGCAATTCGCCGCGATCAAAACGGCTACCAACTTCAAAGAGAACACCGGGATCCGCGTCACCGACACCGGGCAATTTGAGGAAGTCGGGGCCGACGGTGAACTGAAACACGGTGGCGTCGATGAGAAGACGTTCGCGTGGTCGGTCGATCAATACGGCAAAACCACGGCCATGAGCCGCAAGGATTGGATCAACGACGACTTGGGAGCGTTGCGAACGCTGATTGAAGCCCACGGCCGAGCCGGCCGGCGGGCGGTGAATGATTTGGTTTGGCGTGTCATCTATGCGGCAAAGGCGGCCAACTGGTTCAGCACCGCAAACTTGAACTACGTTCAAGGGGCATCTACTGCACTGGGAATCGAATCCCTGGCAGCTGCGATCCAAGCCATGCGTGAACGTCGCGACGACGAAGGGAACGACCTGGACATTGAGCCGGCGCTCTTGGTGGTCGGCCCGAAGAATGAGCAAAACGCAAAGGCGCTGCTGCAGTCGGACTATATCCAAGCGCTCGCCGCCGGAGATTCAACCGCGATTGAGCAACGCGTCACCGGAAACCCGTTAAAAGAAACGCTTCGACACATCGTTGAGCAGCGAATCAGCAACACGGTCAAATTCACCGGGAACGCGCCCGAGAACTGGTTCTTGTTTGGCCGTGCATCAGACCTGCCGATGGTGGTTGGATTCTTGGATGCGGTCAAAACCCCGCGAGTGAAGTTCTATGACGTCGATCACACGCCCGACAAGTTGGCCGTTCAAATCAAAGCCTACTTTGATTACGGCGCTGCGATGGCGGACCAAAAACCGACGTACATGAGCAAGGGGAAGGCGTAG
- a CDS encoding DUF2513 domain-containing protein produces MKRDMQLVRDIFFQIEDLPHDNKGPFDKLPDKSAEVLDYHLKILQEAGLVAWDQIDHGNDCNWYFGLRLTWIGHEFLDNARNEGIWSEVRRALNDNAVKSASFSIWASTLSDRLSQLLS; encoded by the coding sequence ATGAAACGTGACATGCAGCTAGTGCGGGACATCTTTTTCCAAATTGAGGATCTCCCCCATGACAATAAAGGCCCATTCGATAAGTTGCCGGATAAGTCTGCTGAAGTCCTAGACTATCACCTGAAAATCCTGCAGGAGGCTGGGCTGGTCGCTTGGGATCAAATCGATCACGGGAACGATTGCAACTGGTACTTCGGTCTACGCCTTACCTGGATCGGTCATGAGTTTTTGGACAACGCAAGAAACGAGGGCATTTGGTCTGAAGTCAGAAGGGCACTCAACGACAACGCCGTAAAGAGTGCTTCCTTCTCGATTTGGGCATCGACTCTTTCGGACCGTTTATCCCAGCTCCTTAGCTGA
- a CDS encoding replicative DNA helicase, with product MNLQERSIDAERSLIGAAILDPSTIDVATGIVSDADFSEPDARAAFRVAVALRDAGEAVTIDRIVRSGVPAAFAAKCCHHAVASSAAAYARDVRCLSMMRAILAATRSFSSRVEAEAAEAMPDPSRLADWMVARLEQAVAGGSSLTTGLVGDYADQALHDIAEAIQRQGQMGQSTGFVSVDETIGGLFAGELTTIAARPGIGKTSLAIQICRHVASKGKRAVMFSLEMTGKELAQRSLCSSAEVSNQMLRSGSVDSNTFAKLQDAADGIRDFDFHIDDSPETDIGRIRAICKMLATERHIDIVAVVYIGLVNPSGSFRSRKRTEQVGEVTKGLKALAKTLDCPVVALSQVNREAAKEGWLRLHHLSESSSIENDSNAVWFIQRKAAESPVLMPKVYIDVAKNRNGQTGQIQIGWDPDITRFRDLEARDLENHEPAFDEWSG from the coding sequence ATGAACTTGCAAGAAAGATCCATCGACGCGGAACGCTCGCTGATCGGTGCCGCGATCCTGGACCCGTCCACGATCGACGTAGCCACTGGCATCGTTTCTGACGCCGACTTCTCCGAGCCCGACGCTCGAGCCGCGTTTCGTGTCGCCGTCGCACTACGCGATGCGGGCGAAGCCGTGACGATCGATCGCATTGTCAGGTCAGGAGTGCCGGCGGCGTTTGCCGCGAAGTGTTGCCACCACGCGGTGGCGAGCAGTGCCGCAGCTTATGCCCGCGATGTTCGATGCCTTTCGATGATGCGGGCCATCTTGGCGGCCACCCGATCGTTTTCCAGCCGCGTCGAAGCTGAAGCGGCCGAAGCGATGCCCGACCCGTCACGGCTCGCCGATTGGATGGTTGCCAGACTGGAGCAAGCGGTCGCCGGCGGTTCATCACTGACCACGGGCCTGGTCGGAGACTATGCCGACCAGGCACTGCACGACATCGCCGAAGCGATTCAGCGTCAGGGCCAGATGGGGCAGTCGACCGGTTTCGTCTCAGTGGATGAAACCATTGGCGGGCTGTTTGCTGGCGAATTGACGACGATCGCGGCGCGGCCTGGAATCGGGAAGACATCGCTGGCGATTCAAATTTGCCGACACGTCGCGTCAAAGGGCAAGCGGGCCGTCATGTTCAGCCTGGAAATGACCGGCAAAGAACTGGCACAGCGTAGCCTCTGTTCATCCGCCGAAGTATCAAACCAGATGCTCCGATCGGGATCGGTGGACAGCAACACGTTCGCCAAGCTGCAAGACGCGGCCGATGGGATCCGCGACTTTGACTTCCACATCGATGACAGCCCCGAAACGGACATCGGACGCATCCGGGCCATCTGCAAGATGCTGGCGACCGAACGTCACATCGACATCGTGGCGGTCGTTTACATCGGCCTGGTGAATCCATCGGGATCGTTCCGAAGTCGCAAACGTACCGAGCAAGTCGGCGAAGTCACCAAGGGCTTGAAGGCGTTGGCAAAGACGCTGGATTGTCCCGTGGTGGCACTGTCCCAAGTGAACCGTGAGGCGGCCAAAGAGGGATGGTTGAGGCTTCACCACTTGTCCGAATCGTCGTCGATCGAGAACGACAGCAACGCGGTTTGGTTTATTCAGCGCAAGGCGGCGGAAAGCCCAGTGCTAATGCCAAAGGTCTACATCGACGTAGCGAAAAATCGCAACGGGCAGACAGGGCAAATCCAAATCGGCTGGGATCCGGACATCACGAGGTTTCGCGACCTCGAAGCCCGTGACCTTGAGAACCACGAGCCTGCCTTTGATGAGTGGTCTGGATGA
- a CDS encoding DUF3179 domain-containing (seleno)protein, whose protein sequence is MSTTLPVTLVQDPGERDVRPNGFDLSESLVPVEQILRGGPPKDGIAALTDPVVLTVEQADAMRDVDRVIGVAIGGMARAYPIAILNYHEIINDQLGDHAIAVTFCPLCDSAVVVDRHIGSRSIEFGVSGLLFNSNVLMYDRRVSNPSLWSQLDLRAISGPMAGTRLMPVRHDLVRWKQWIGRHPQSTVVSIRSADPDRIGRQRDYTVNPYEAYLRRPGLMFSVNPAAMVLPASDLKSLVLGVTANGKAGFVTADAFGNRASSRRFQLAGASLIVNFDPVVRQFRVTQADPAVSWTHSFRFAWQAFHPTSEALRPSREGSPNR, encoded by the coding sequence GTGTCGACGACTTTGCCAGTGACGCTGGTTCAGGATCCCGGGGAACGCGACGTCAGGCCGAACGGATTCGATCTATCCGAATCACTGGTTCCCGTCGAACAGATCCTCCGCGGCGGGCCACCCAAAGACGGGATTGCCGCGTTGACCGACCCCGTCGTCTTGACGGTGGAGCAAGCGGACGCGATGCGTGACGTGGATCGTGTGATCGGTGTTGCAATCGGTGGTATGGCCAGGGCCTATCCGATTGCCATCCTGAATTATCACGAGATCATCAACGATCAATTGGGGGATCATGCGATTGCGGTCACCTTCTGTCCGCTTTGTGATTCAGCGGTCGTGGTCGACCGGCATATCGGATCAAGATCGATCGAGTTCGGTGTTTCGGGCTTGCTGTTCAACAGCAACGTGCTGATGTACGACCGGCGAGTATCGAATCCCAGTCTGTGGTCGCAATTGGATCTGCGAGCGATCAGCGGGCCGATGGCGGGAACTCGCTTGATGCCCGTTCGCCATGATTTGGTTCGGTGGAAGCAGTGGATCGGCCGGCACCCGCAATCCACCGTCGTATCGATCCGTTCGGCCGATCCCGATCGCATCGGGCGTCAACGCGACTACACCGTCAATCCGTATGAGGCTTACCTGCGACGACCGGGGCTGATGTTTTCGGTCAATCCTGCGGCGATGGTGTTGCCAGCCTCGGACTTGAAGTCGTTGGTTTTGGGGGTGACGGCCAACGGCAAGGCCGGATTCGTCACCGCCGATGCATTTGGCAATCGAGCATCTTCCCGCCGTTTCCAGCTGGCCGGAGCTTCATTGATCGTGAATTTCGATCCGGTTGTTCGCCAATTTAGGGTCACTCAGGCAGATCCGGCCGTGTCGTGGACGCATTCGTTTCGTTTCGCTTGGCAAGCTTTTCATCCGACCTCCGAAGCTCTGCGACCAAGCCGAGAAGGATCGCCAAACCGTTGA
- a CDS encoding FMN-binding protein, which produces MAQAADKIEFVNGTELDGKILQIRKADKEFDFETDIGGRTISRTYPYDKVHAVTFGGKRFVITPKTTASTASSSANSDPNQLNRSRGEVLQIIQQAGQQPPSWLASTPMNHPASLDLSWPLKPGGPWNESKNVGQYIWGRVNPNPGRWHSGIKLVHQCINQHQNDPKLLKRDFEKLGQMYFELLQDYPRAAYYMKLAGAAPDKQLGVHLAECYWRLGNKSMALQALAGRSIHFDAIKLLGDMGEVDRAVRLTAAYANSNFFNEAFLNAGDALRNAGRYDEAIQYYQRILDLDRARNAEYKKRYHGRARDAIQAIRLFDKVDVTKIADGTYQATATAYAGPLTVDVIVADARIESVKVVKHKDKQFYAALTDTPRQIIEKQTVKDIDGTSGATITSQAIITATAMALGKGSNP; this is translated from the coding sequence ATGGCGCAAGCCGCTGACAAAATCGAATTCGTCAACGGCACCGAGCTGGACGGAAAGATTTTGCAGATTCGCAAAGCCGACAAAGAGTTCGACTTTGAAACAGACATCGGTGGCCGCACGATTTCCCGCACCTATCCCTACGACAAAGTCCATGCGGTTACCTTCGGCGGCAAGCGGTTTGTGATCACGCCGAAAACCACGGCGAGCACCGCATCATCTTCGGCAAACAGCGATCCGAATCAGCTGAATCGTTCGCGTGGCGAAGTCTTGCAGATCATCCAACAGGCCGGGCAACAACCGCCCAGCTGGTTGGCGTCGACGCCGATGAACCATCCTGCGTCGCTGGACCTTTCATGGCCGCTGAAGCCCGGGGGACCGTGGAACGAGTCAAAGAATGTGGGTCAATACATTTGGGGACGAGTGAATCCGAACCCGGGACGCTGGCACAGCGGGATCAAGCTGGTTCATCAATGCATCAACCAACACCAGAACGACCCCAAGTTACTGAAACGGGACTTCGAGAAACTGGGGCAAATGTATTTCGAGCTCCTGCAAGATTACCCACGCGCGGCCTATTACATGAAGCTGGCGGGGGCAGCGCCAGACAAGCAACTGGGCGTGCACTTGGCGGAATGCTATTGGCGACTGGGCAACAAATCGATGGCCTTGCAAGCGTTGGCCGGACGCAGCATTCACTTCGACGCGATCAAATTACTGGGTGACATGGGGGAGGTCGACCGAGCCGTTCGATTGACTGCCGCTTACGCCAACAGCAATTTCTTCAATGAGGCCTTCTTGAACGCCGGTGACGCCCTTCGAAACGCGGGCCGATACGACGAGGCCATTCAGTACTACCAACGCATCTTGGATTTAGACCGCGCGCGAAACGCCGAATACAAAAAGCGTTATCACGGCAGGGCTCGCGATGCCATCCAGGCGATTCGGCTGTTCGACAAAGTGGACGTGACCAAGATCGCCGACGGCACCTACCAGGCAACGGCCACGGCCTACGCTGGGCCTCTGACGGTGGATGTCATCGTTGCCGACGCAAGAATTGAATCCGTGAAAGTCGTCAAACACAAAGACAAGCAGTTCTACGCCGCACTGACCGATACACCGCGTCAAATCATCGAAAAACAAACGGTCAAGGACATCGACGGGACCAGCGGTGCGACCATCACATCCCAAGCCATCATCACCGCCACCGCGATGGCACTGGGCAAAGGATCCAATCCATGA
- a CDS encoding addiction module protein: MSETAQQLISSALQLPASDRAEVVDAILASLQPQLDGDSAAEIQNAWANEIRSRIDDIDSGRVNTIPSAEAWKMIDGEAELPD; the protein is encoded by the coding sequence ATGTCGGAAACTGCTCAGCAACTCATTTCGTCCGCATTACAACTTCCCGCATCTGACCGAGCGGAAGTCGTCGACGCGATCCTGGCGAGCCTTCAGCCACAACTTGATGGGGATTCGGCTGCCGAGATTCAAAACGCCTGGGCCAACGAGATACGGAGCCGAATCGACGACATTGATTCAGGCCGAGTGAACACGATTCCGTCGGCCGAAGCATGGAAGATGATTGATGGCGAAGCGGAACTACCAGACTGA
- a CDS encoding RES domain-containing protein: MALDFFINTLVGRDRYDLTRMFNELKCADLDRKSSREIGKLAQEIAQIVLLEKISYSGYLPVGRARLQENSYLFATASELSTNPNPKAVNLGRLNIREHPLFYASLDPITSVTEVARPWESGRFVGYVSILEGSFQSNKEFRVASALINQDPSKLTHPFLKQFFEWDQEHLRFLQKRFEKDLLERIVQVRNALSGLLTTDRDHRPGLFRLTGAIGHFLLSSSQPLCDALLYPAMSLNCAGVNFAVSERAIDRFFKPSHVTMYSYDFEQNSGNGLAYLMLKPLFRADVSHMNGSLSYEYVGQIPALPEVSHIAEQNSVPIRPSARWHTPVDLGPAKDSHG, from the coding sequence ATGGCTCTTGATTTCTTTATCAACACCTTGGTAGGACGTGATCGTTACGATCTCACACGAATGTTCAACGAACTGAAGTGTGCAGATCTCGACCGAAAATCCAGTCGAGAGATTGGAAAGCTGGCGCAAGAGATAGCCCAAATTGTTCTGTTGGAAAAAATATCGTACTCGGGATACTTGCCCGTAGGACGGGCGCGCCTGCAAGAAAATTCGTACTTGTTCGCGACAGCCAGCGAACTGTCGACCAATCCCAACCCCAAGGCAGTTAACTTAGGTCGACTAAATATACGTGAGCACCCATTGTTTTATGCTTCATTGGATCCGATAACTTCCGTTACCGAAGTCGCAAGGCCTTGGGAGTCCGGTCGCTTTGTCGGTTACGTGTCAATCTTGGAAGGGTCTTTTCAATCTAATAAAGAATTTCGAGTTGCCTCTGCTCTTATAAATCAAGATCCAAGCAAGTTAACGCATCCGTTTCTAAAGCAGTTTTTTGAGTGGGACCAAGAACACCTTCGTTTTCTTCAAAAAAGGTTCGAGAAGGATTTGCTTGAGAGAATTGTTCAAGTGAGAAACGCACTATCGGGACTGTTGACGACTGATCGCGACCATCGCCCCGGATTGTTTAGGTTGACGGGCGCTATCGGACATTTTCTTCTTTCTAGTAGTCAACCCTTGTGCGATGCGTTGCTATACCCAGCAATGTCACTGAACTGCGCTGGTGTCAATTTTGCGGTTTCTGAACGCGCGATCGATCGGTTTTTCAAACCTTCGCACGTCACGATGTATTCTTACGATTTTGAGCAAAATAGCGGAAACGGGCTCGCGTATCTTATGCTCAAACCGTTATTTCGTGCTGATGTTTCTCACATGAACGGGTCATTGTCCTATGAGTACGTTGGGCAAATTCCTGCGTTGCCGGAGGTGAGTCATATAGCAGAGCAGAACAGCGTGCCGATTCGGCCATCTGCCCGCTGGCATACCCCCGTCGACTTGGGGCCTGCCAAAGATAGCCATGGCTAA
- a CDS encoding non-reducing end alpha-L-arabinofuranosidase family hydrolase gives MIVALRIALAVLASVCFHLSLLAGDPADGSWNDGRFQWHVGTPILSVDQDRLPELPDHRWVAVKDPSVVRHDGHWHLFCTLRNDKKGDGRIRIGYLKFAQWEQAKSSEWSVLDLTLDYHGAPQIFYFRPDQKWYLIYQAADESRNLRYGPCYSVNDDINDPAGWSRPEPLYVVPEGKKAGLDFWVICDNDHAYLFFTSLNGKLWRSRTRLDQFPNRGWSEPVIALQADIYEASHTYHIKGLEKYVTLVEAQDGKRRYFKTFIADTLDGTWRPLAASRQKPFVAPKNVINQPTSWATSYSHGEFIRDGIDQRLSISADGLTLLFQGASDTEYRRGSYGDIPWRLGLLRLADEPSDAPE, from the coding sequence ATGATTGTCGCTTTGCGTATCGCACTGGCTGTTCTTGCGTCCGTGTGCTTTCATCTATCGCTTCTTGCCGGCGATCCGGCGGACGGAAGCTGGAACGACGGTCGGTTTCAGTGGCACGTCGGCACGCCCATCTTGAGTGTTGACCAAGATCGCTTACCGGAATTGCCGGATCATCGCTGGGTGGCCGTCAAAGACCCCAGCGTGGTTCGTCACGACGGACACTGGCATTTGTTTTGTACGCTTCGCAACGACAAGAAGGGCGACGGACGGATACGCATCGGCTACCTGAAATTTGCCCAGTGGGAACAGGCCAAGTCGTCCGAATGGTCCGTCCTGGATTTGACCTTGGACTACCACGGTGCGCCGCAAATCTTCTATTTCCGTCCCGACCAAAAGTGGTATCTGATTTACCAGGCGGCGGATGAATCGCGAAATCTTCGCTACGGCCCCTGTTATTCGGTCAACGACGACATCAACGACCCGGCCGGCTGGAGTCGTCCCGAGCCTTTGTACGTAGTCCCGGAGGGCAAGAAGGCCGGGTTAGATTTCTGGGTCATATGCGACAACGATCATGCCTATCTGTTTTTCACTTCACTGAACGGAAAATTGTGGCGTTCGCGAACCCGCTTGGATCAATTCCCCAACCGCGGCTGGTCCGAACCGGTGATCGCTTTACAGGCCGACATCTATGAGGCCAGCCACACGTACCACATCAAGGGTTTGGAAAAGTACGTGACCTTGGTCGAAGCTCAAGATGGAAAGCGTCGCTACTTCAAGACGTTCATCGCAGACACATTGGACGGAACATGGCGGCCTTTGGCGGCCAGTCGACAAAAGCCATTTGTCGCCCCCAAGAACGTCATCAACCAACCCACGTCATGGGCAACCTCCTACAGCCACGGTGAATTCATTCGCGACGGCATTGACCAACGACTGAGCATTTCGGCGGACGGTTTGACGTTGC
- a CDS encoding tyrosine-type recombinase/integrase, with protein sequence MPRKRSMAPGYRYHVSGQAVVTLDGRNFYLGEHGSPQSWAKYYALLAEYNANGQRMPEKVETHKSDQAVTVRCLTAEFREHAKARYAKNAGELSRYGSLCSLLEDEYGDDPVENFGPRKLAELRDLFVASGNCRKYVNTQTRCIVSIFRFGVSREIVKPEYLVALQSLEPLKRGQTKARESAPVQPVDIEAVRLTAKYLSPTVKAMVRIQAATGMRPSEVCNMRPTDIEKRSDGVWVYRPPTHKTAHHGKTKAVPLVGDAKLALKPFLDRPDDEYCFKPKESADWHREQRTANRKTPLNQGDRPGYGKTARDGSRKERNYRSRFCADSYRRAIRRAAEKAGTDHWFPYQLRHTAGTVIREALGVEAAQAMLGHSRASMTEHYAKQSLDKAIEAAKAGPRV encoded by the coding sequence ATGCCACGCAAACGTTCTATGGCCCCCGGTTATCGCTACCACGTATCGGGCCAAGCAGTCGTCACGCTGGACGGTCGCAACTTCTATCTGGGTGAACACGGAAGCCCGCAAAGCTGGGCCAAGTACTACGCACTATTGGCGGAGTACAACGCCAACGGCCAGCGGATGCCCGAAAAAGTCGAAACGCATAAGTCAGACCAAGCGGTGACGGTGCGATGCTTGACGGCCGAGTTTCGCGAGCACGCCAAAGCCCGCTACGCAAAGAACGCTGGCGAGCTTTCCAGATACGGGAGCCTGTGTTCCTTACTGGAGGATGAATACGGCGACGATCCGGTCGAAAACTTCGGCCCCCGAAAGCTTGCCGAACTGCGCGACCTGTTCGTCGCGTCCGGCAACTGCCGCAAGTACGTCAACACGCAGACACGTTGCATCGTTTCGATCTTCCGATTTGGAGTCAGCCGCGAGATTGTGAAGCCGGAATACCTTGTCGCTCTGCAATCACTGGAACCGTTGAAGCGGGGGCAGACCAAGGCCCGCGAATCAGCACCCGTGCAGCCGGTCGACATCGAAGCGGTGCGGCTGACGGCGAAATACCTATCGCCGACTGTTAAAGCGATGGTGCGGATTCAGGCGGCAACCGGGATGCGTCCGAGTGAAGTCTGCAATATGCGTCCGACCGACATCGAGAAGCGATCCGACGGTGTGTGGGTGTACCGACCGCCGACACACAAGACCGCTCATCATGGCAAGACCAAGGCGGTGCCACTGGTTGGCGATGCGAAGCTGGCGCTAAAGCCGTTTTTGGACCGGCCTGACGATGAATACTGTTTCAAGCCGAAAGAGTCGGCCGACTGGCATCGGGAGCAGCGAACCGCGAACCGCAAAACGCCACTGAACCAAGGCGACCGGCCGGGCTATGGCAAAACGGCGAGGGACGGATCGCGCAAGGAACGAAACTATCGGTCCCGGTTTTGTGCGGACAGCTACCGACGTGCAATCCGCAGAGCGGCAGAGAAAGCCGGGACCGATCATTGGTTCCCCTATCAACTTCGGCACACCGCGGGGACGGTCATTCGCGAAGCGTTGGGCGTGGAAGCCGCACAAGCAATGCTTGGCCATAGTCGTGCGTCGATGACTGAGCACTACGCTAAGCAATCGTTAGATAAGGCAATCGAAGCCGCCAAGGCTGGGCCGCGAGTCTGA